TGGACGTGGAGAAGGTGGCCGCGGGAGGACAGCACACCTGCCTGCTCCTCAAGGGTGGCAAGGTGCGTTGCTTCGGCGAGGGCGAATGGGGACGCCTCGGCTACGGCGACCAGCTCGACATCAAGGAGAAGAAGCCTTCGGAGCTGAAGGACGTGGACGTCGGCGGCGAGGTGGTGGACCTGCAGGCGGGTAACTACAACACCTGCGCGCTGATCAAGGGCGGGGCGCTCCGCTGCTGGGGGGCCGGGAACCTGGGCGTGACGGCGAACGCCGGCCAGCACGTCGGGGACAACGAGGCTCCCTCGGCCGTGGCGGCGATCAAGGTGGGGGCGCTGGTCACGAGCTTCAGCATCTCCTCGACGGGGAGCCACATCTGCGCCGTCACGGACGCGCAGAACCTACGCTGCTGGGGCAGCGGTCAGACGGGCAAGCTCGGCTACGCCGCGATTGCCGACATCCACGACCCGAGCGCCAAGGGCGACGTGAAGGTGGGCGAGACGGTGCTCGGCGTGGCCGCCGGGGGCAACCACTCCTGCGCGCTCACCTCGAAGAACCAGGTGCGCTGCTGGGGCTCGGCCAGCGCCGCGCAGCTCGGCTACGGCAACGCGACCACCATCGGCGACACCGAGACGCCGGACACGGCGGGGGACGTCCCGGTCTTCTGAGCCCCCGCCCTCGACGCCGCGCTCACGCCGGCGGCCGGGTGCCGCTGGCGACGAAGAGCGTGCCCCCCACGGTCTTGGCCGGTGCATCGGTCTCCTCGAGCGTGAAGTCCGAAGCGAGCGCCTCGAGGGGCTCCCACACCTTGCGCCCCACGTCGGCGCGCGCGAAGAGCTCCACCATGCGGGTCTGAAAGCTGCGCTCGGGGGCGTGCACGTCCAGGAGCGCGTAGCGGCCCCCGGAACGCAGGAGCGCGAAGGTGGCCTCGAACACCGGCCGCCAGTCGGGGATCACCGTCAGGCCCAGCGTGCAGAGCGCTCCGTCGAGGGGCCGCCCTCCCGTGAACTCGGCGAGGTCCGCCTCGGCGAGCGTCTGTGCGTCCTGCTCGAGGAGGTGCACGTTCTTCCAGCCGGCGCGGGCGATGCGCTGGCGCGCGCGGGCGAGCATTCCGCGAGAGAGGTCCACCCCGAGCACCTGGCCGGTGGGCGAGACAGCCTCCACGAGCGCCGGAAAGTTCTGCCCCGTGCCGCACGCCAGGTCGAGCACCGTCGCCCCCGGCGCGAGGCGGAGCCGCTCCACGGCCTGGACGCGGTAGGCGCGATAGGTCTGTTCGAGCGAGCGGTCGTAAAAGAGGGAGAAGACGTCGTACCAGCGCATGGGGCTCCGTCGGGCGAGGGTGCGGCGCATGATACCGCCGGAGGGCCGCACGAAACACCGCGAGGGACGCCAGGGCCAGGGTGATCGAGTTCTCCGGATGGAAGAGCGTGGGGGGGCCTAGGGCGCTCGTGACGCGGGCCCTGGCGGACGCCGCCGCTTGCATCAGCCGGCGGTGGGGCGGCGGTGTGCGGCGCGGATCGATGCGAAGGCCTTCGGCGCGGTGCTGCGCCCGGGGCGGTGCGCGAGGGGGCACTTGCCCGTCGCGCCGCCCCCTCCATACCCCCATGTCCGAGAACTCGACAGCCCTGCCGCCGGGGCCTCCGTGACGCTTGCGTCGCGCCGCGTCCGGTGCGATGCCTCGGGCCCAAGAACACCGACAGGAGCTCCGCGCATGCTCATCGACCAGCTCAAGAACGCCTCGCTCTACTACGGCCTCGGGGCCGGCATCGCCCGCGCCTTGCGCTTTCTCGAGGAGACGGACGTGACGCGCCTCCCCGCCGGACGCCACGAGCTCGAGGGAGACGAGGTCTACGCCATCGTGCAGGACTACGAGACGAAGCGGCCGGAGCAGGGCGCGTGGGAGGCGCACCGGAAGTACATCGACGTGCAGTACGTGGCCCGCGGCAGCGAGCAGATGGGCTTTTCGCACCTGGGCCAGCTCGCGGCAGGCCCCTACGACGCCGAGAAGGACTTCCTGCGCCTCGAGGGGCCGGGCGAGTTCCTGCACCTGCGCGAGGGGACCTTCATGATCCTCTGGCCCGAGGACGCGCACATGCCGGGGATGGCCGTATCCGCGCCCGAGCCGGTGCGCAAGGTGGTGGTGAAGGTGCGCGTCCCCGCGGGCGCCTGAGGCGTCGGGGTCAGGTCAGGCGAGGCCCATCCCGAGCGCGAAGAGGCCGAGGCCGAGCAGGACCGCGCCGAGAAGCGGGACGAAACGCCTCGGCAGAGGGGTCGCGTCGGGGCGCAGCCCGCGAAAGCAGAGCGCGAAGCCGCCCCCCGAAAAGAGCAGAAAGCCGAGGAGGCCGAGCACCACGAAGAGCGGGCGTGGTTCGGGGGGGTGCGCGAGCCGCGTCGCGAGCGCGGCGCGACCCGACGGCGTACGGAGGTGGGGCGCAGCCTCGGGATCGAGCGCCTGCAAGGCCGCGATGCGGGCGGCGCTCTCCGCGAGGAGCGCGCCGAAGGGCTGCGTGAGGCCGCGCGTGACCACGACCGCCGAGCGGAGCTCTTGCCAGGCGTGGAGCGCGAGGGTCCGCTCCCCGCGGGCTTCGGCGGCGCTGGCCTCCGCGCGCAGCCGCTCCGCGGCGCGGCCGACCCACGGGTTTCCCGGCAGGTAGTAGGCCATGGCGCGCCGGAGGAGCCGCGAGCAGGTGACGAGGTCCCGCCGGCCGCAGCTCTCCTCGGCGGCGAGCAGGTTCGCGCGCGCCCCGAGGAGCATGCGCGCGCCGAGGAGCGCGAGCACCAGCACGAGGCCCCCCGTGCCGAGGAGCAGCGCGGAACGGGTGCCGGGCGAGGGGCGCATGGCCGCATCTTGCGTCACGGCGCCGGACGTGGGAAGGGGAGAGCGGACGCCGCATGGACCCTGCCTTCGACTACAGCCACCGCTTCCACGCGGGCAACGTCGGCGACGTGCTCAAGCACCTCGTGCTCGTGGCAGTCCTCGACGAGCTCCTCTCCGCCGAGCGGCCCGTGCGGGTGATCGAGACCCACGCCGGGGAGGGACGCTACCTCCTCGGTTCCACGGGCGAGTGGATGGAGGGGGTGCACAAGCTCCTCGCGCTCCCCGCGGACGGACTCCCCGCGGCGCTCGCCCGCTACCTGACCCTCCTTCGCGCGGCGGGGCTCTCCGACGACGGGCGGCGCGTCTACCCCGGCTCGCCCGCGATCGCCCTCGCGTGCCTGCGCCCACAGGACCGGCTGGTCGGCTACGAGCTCGTCGAGGCCACGGCGCGTCAGCTCGAGCGGAACCTGGGGAGCGACCCGCGGCTCGAGCTGCGCGTCGGAGACGGACCCGCGGCCCTGGTCACCGCGCTGCGCGAGGCGGGGAGCGCCGGCGGCGAGACCCTGGCGCTCCTCGACCCCCCGTACTCGGACAAGGCCGAGTGGTCCGAGCTGACGCGGCTGCTCCCCGAGGCGGTGAAGGCGGCCCCCGCCGCGCGGCTCCTCCTCTGGTATCCGGTGAAGAGCCTCACGCGGCCGAACCTGCTGCTCCAGCAGCTCCAGCAGGGGGGGCTCTCGGGCACCGCCGTCGAGCTCGTCACGACCCCCCTCGAGCTGAAGCGCAATCGCCTGAACGGCAGCGGGATGCTGCTCGTGAACGCGCCGCCGCCCGCCCTGGCGGCAGTGGCCGGCGCCCTGCCGACGCTGGGCAGGGCCTGCGCCACGCACGGGCGGTGGCTGGTACGCGAACAAGGCTTCTAGAACGAGGCGCCGCTTAGGGCGCCAGGCGCTGGCAACGCTCAGAGCGCCAGGCGCTGGCAACGCTCAGAGCACCAGGCGCAGGAGGTCCGCGCGCGAGTCCGCCCCCAGCTTCTGGAGCAGATTCACCTGGTGGAACTTCACCGTGCGCGGCGCCACGCCCAAGGTCTGCCCGATCTGCTCGGTGCTGCGCCCGAGGGCCAGAAGCTCGAGCACCTCCTGCTCGCGGTCCGAGAGGCGAGCGCGCGTGGCGAGCTGCTGCAGCCGGCTGCGCGTGAGCACGGACAGGTCCCGCTCGCGCACGGGCTGATAGTAGACGCGCACCGTCTCGTCCGACAGGCGCTCGGCCGCCACGAGCGAGATCTCGTTCGAGGCCCCCGCGCCCCCGAGGACCGCCATCTCGTAGTCCACCTCGGCGCTCCTCTCGAGGGCTTGCACCGGGCACCCCTGGCACGGAGCGTCTGCGCCGTGGAGGGCGACATAGCAGGGCCGACCGATGAGAGCCTCCGCTCGCCCCTCGTGAGCCCCGCGCAACGTAGCTGCCACGATGGTCCAGCGATCCCCGGGCCGCATCGACAGATCGTAGGCCTCCTCGGCCAGCCCGAGCCAGGGTGGCCGGGAATCCTGCGCCCGGTAGGCCAGGACGGCGAGGATCAGCCCCTCGCGCCCCTCCCGCCCGGCTGCGCTCAGCTCGGCGGTGAGTCGCAGCCTCTCCCCCTTCGGGGTGGTCACGAGGAACTGGGCCCGCCCGGAGGCCTCCTTCCGCGCACGGGCCAGGCTCTTCCGGAGCGGGGTCGCCTCTTCCGGCGCCACGCAGAGCGCCACGAAGTCCGCACGTTCGGCCTGCCCCGTGCGCAGGCCGAGGAGCTGCTCGAGGGCGTCGTTGATGGCGACGATGCGG
Above is a window of Deltaproteobacteria bacterium DNA encoding:
- a CDS encoding YhcH/YjgK/YiaL family protein, whose product is MLIDQLKNASLYYGLGAGIARALRFLEETDVTRLPAGRHELEGDEVYAIVQDYETKRPEQGAWEAHRKYIDVQYVARGSEQMGFSHLGQLAAGPYDAEKDFLRLEGPGEFLHLREGTFMILWPEDAHMPGMAVSAPEPVRKVVVKVRVPAGA
- a CDS encoding methyltransferase domain-containing protein, with the protein product MRWYDVFSLFYDRSLEQTYRAYRVQAVERLRLAPGATVLDLACGTGQNFPALVEAVSPTGQVLGVDLSRGMLARARQRIARAGWKNVHLLEQDAQTLAEADLAEFTGGRPLDGALCTLGLTVIPDWRPVFEATFALLRSGGRYALLDVHAPERSFQTRMVELFARADVGRKVWEPLEALASDFTLEETDAPAKTVGGTLFVASGTRPPA
- a CDS encoding 23S rRNA (adenine(2030)-N(6))-methyltransferase RlmJ, producing MDPAFDYSHRFHAGNVGDVLKHLVLVAVLDELLSAERPVRVIETHAGEGRYLLGSTGEWMEGVHKLLALPADGLPAALARYLTLLRAAGLSDDGRRVYPGSPAIALACLRPQDRLVGYELVEATARQLERNLGSDPRLELRVGDGPAALVTALREAGSAGGETLALLDPPYSDKAEWSELTRLLPEAVKAAPAARLLLWYPVKSLTRPNLLLQQLQQGGLSGTAVELVTTPLELKRNRLNGSGMLLVNAPPPALAAVAGALPTLGRACATHGRWLVREQGF